The following are from one region of the Geoalkalibacter subterraneus genome:
- the speE gene encoding polyamine aminopropyltransferase, translating to MDMWYTEKHSENVGITMKVSRTLFSGKSDFQQLDILETLEYGRMMLLDGLVMVTERDEFVYHDMITHPALFTHPDPKKVLVIGGGDGGTIREIMKHKNVELAVLCEIDGLVIDKSIELLPSMSCEIDGSNPRVKLHVDDGIAYIKAHQGEFDIILVDSTDPIGPAEGLFEEDFYRTVFAALKDDGIMVAQSESPFYHAEIQKNMYGNLRSVFPIVEMYQAFIPTYPSGLWSFAFASKKYHPVRDFDRERARGRDFHTRYYNEDLHLGAFMLPTFARENIEG from the coding sequence ATGGATATGTGGTACACCGAAAAACACAGTGAAAACGTCGGCATCACCATGAAGGTGAGCCGCACCCTTTTTTCCGGCAAGAGCGATTTTCAGCAGCTCGACATCCTGGAGACCCTCGAATATGGTCGCATGATGCTGCTCGACGGCCTGGTGATGGTCACCGAGCGCGACGAGTTCGTTTATCACGATATGATCACCCACCCGGCCCTGTTCACGCATCCCGACCCGAAGAAGGTACTGGTGATCGGCGGCGGCGATGGCGGCACCATCCGCGAAATCATGAAGCACAAAAATGTCGAGTTGGCGGTTTTGTGCGAAATCGACGGGCTGGTCATCGACAAGTCCATTGAGCTGTTGCCGTCCATGTCATGCGAAATCGACGGCAGCAACCCCCGCGTCAAGCTTCACGTCGATGACGGCATCGCCTACATCAAGGCACACCAGGGCGAGTTCGACATCATCCTGGTCGATTCCACCGACCCCATCGGCCCGGCCGAAGGGCTGTTCGAGGAAGATTTCTACCGCACGGTGTTCGCCGCCCTCAAGGACGACGGCATCATGGTGGCGCAGAGCGAATCACCCTTCTATCACGCCGAAATCCAGAAAAACATGTATGGCAACCTGCGTTCGGTTTTTCCCATTGTCGAGATGTACCAGGCGTTTATCCCCACGTATCCCAGCGGGTTATGGAGTTTCGCCTTCGCCAGCAAGAAATACCACCCGGTCAGGGATTTCGACCGCGAGCGGGCCAGGGGGCGTGATTTCCACACCCGGTACTACAATGAAGACCTGCACCTTGGGGCGTTTATGCTGCCGACGTTTGCGCGGGAGAATATTGAAGGGTGA
- the proC gene encoding pyrroline-5-carboxylate reductase produces MRERKIGFIGGGNMAEALIRGMLAASFSAERIWVAEPRAERREWLEEHYGFAARADNGEVAKACDVLILSIKPQMINSVMPEIAEYFSDKKLLISILAGVSTQALESFLPGAPRVVRVMPNTPALVGEGAAGLCGGRHAREGDLTAAQQLLESVGVARVVTEKEMDAVTGLSGSGPAYVYTLIEALADGAVRQGLGRDDALALASQTVLGAARMVLETGEHPAVLRDRVCSPGGTTIAGVAALEEGNFRATLMEAVNRATQRSRELGNS; encoded by the coding sequence ATGCGCGAGCGGAAGATCGGTTTTATCGGTGGTGGAAATATGGCGGAGGCTTTGATCCGGGGGATGTTGGCGGCTTCTTTTTCCGCTGAGCGGATCTGGGTGGCGGAGCCCCGCGCCGAACGCCGCGAGTGGCTCGAAGAGCATTACGGATTTGCAGCCAGGGCTGACAACGGTGAAGTCGCCAAGGCATGTGATGTTCTGATCCTCTCCATCAAGCCGCAGATGATCAACAGTGTCATGCCTGAGATCGCGGAATATTTTAGCGATAAAAAACTGCTGATTTCCATCCTGGCCGGCGTCTCCACCCAGGCTCTGGAATCGTTTCTGCCTGGAGCCCCGCGCGTGGTGCGGGTCATGCCCAATACCCCGGCCCTGGTGGGCGAGGGCGCTGCCGGCCTGTGCGGCGGCCGGCATGCGCGCGAAGGCGATCTGACGGCGGCGCAGCAGTTGCTGGAGAGCGTAGGTGTGGCGCGGGTCGTTACGGAAAAAGAGATGGATGCCGTGACGGGCCTCTCCGGTTCGGGCCCTGCCTACGTCTACACCCTGATTGAAGCGTTGGCCGACGGTGCGGTGCGCCAGGGGCTTGGGCGGGACGATGCCCTGGCGTTGGCCTCTCAGACCGTGCTGGGCGCAGCCCGTATGGTGCTGGAGACAGGTGAGCATCCGGCTGTTCTGCGCGACCGCGTGTGCAGTCCCGGCGGCACGACGATCGCCGGAGTGGCGGCCCTGGAGGAAGGAAATTTCCGCGCAACCCTGATGGAGGCGGTTAACCGGGCGACGCAGCGGTCACGGGAACTTGGCAACAGCTGA
- the speA gene encoding biosynthetic arginine decarboxylase, which translates to MTSPPQQHWTTEDSARLYRVRDWGAGYFDVSDKGEVTVGVEFDSERQQISLMDVVAGIRQRGLRMPMLLRIENLLDAQLVRLNETFRAAIAQRGYQGRYQGVFPIKVNQQRQVIEEIARFGERYGHGLEAGSKAELVVALSNLPAHDGLIICNGYKDREFIDLGLRARKLGYRCVFVIETPTELPIILERSRELGVRPIIGMRAKLATTVGGHWNKTSGDRSIFGLSTHQMIDIVDALKAHDMLDCLQLLHCHLGSQIPNIRDIRSAVMEACHFYVNLVREGAAMGFLDFGGGLAVDYLGSRSNHTQSMNYTVAEYCADIVEVIMETLEPHGIAHPTIVTESGRPTVAYYSLLLFNIFDVTRFEPTPLPAADELSEEEPLIRNLFETLQQLKADRVQQCYNNTVFYRDELRELFKRGRISLRSRALAENLVLQIFRRIADLLDNLGDETPPELRDLREQLADIYYGNLSVFQSLPDHWAIDQVFPVMPIHRLDEKPSRDAIIADITCDSDGRIDSFIDAHGTCKTLPLHPIDPEKEDYFVGVFLVGAYQETLGDLHNLFGDTDVASVRINADGSFDITRETEGDSIADILRYVQYNPKDLLERFRDTAEQAVRRGTITVAERREIVDCFAAGLRGYSYYES; encoded by the coding sequence ATGACATCCCCCCCCCAACAACACTGGACCACCGAAGATTCCGCACGTCTTTATCGCGTGCGTGACTGGGGTGCGGGGTATTTCGATGTCAGCGACAAAGGTGAGGTGACGGTCGGGGTGGAATTCGACTCGGAGCGGCAGCAGATTTCGCTGATGGATGTGGTCGCCGGAATCCGCCAGCGCGGGCTGCGCATGCCGATGCTGCTGCGCATCGAGAACCTACTCGATGCCCAGTTGGTGCGCCTCAACGAAACTTTTCGCGCCGCCATCGCGCAGCGCGGCTACCAGGGGCGTTACCAGGGGGTTTTTCCCATCAAGGTCAACCAGCAGCGCCAGGTCATTGAAGAGATCGCCCGTTTCGGTGAACGCTATGGGCATGGTCTTGAGGCGGGCAGCAAGGCTGAACTGGTGGTGGCATTATCGAACCTGCCGGCCCATGACGGCCTGATCATCTGCAACGGCTACAAGGACCGCGAGTTCATCGACCTGGGCCTGCGGGCGCGCAAACTCGGCTATCGCTGCGTGTTCGTCATCGAGACGCCCACCGAGCTGCCCATCATTCTGGAGCGCAGCCGTGAACTGGGGGTGCGCCCGATAATCGGCATGCGCGCCAAGCTGGCCACCACCGTCGGCGGACACTGGAACAAAACCAGCGGAGATCGCAGCATCTTCGGTCTCTCCACCCATCAGATGATCGATATTGTCGATGCCCTCAAGGCGCACGACATGCTTGACTGCCTGCAGCTGCTGCACTGCCACCTCGGCTCGCAGATCCCCAACATCCGCGATATCCGTTCCGCCGTCATGGAGGCCTGCCACTTCTACGTCAACCTGGTGCGCGAAGGCGCCGCCATGGGTTTTCTCGATTTCGGCGGCGGGCTGGCGGTCGACTATCTCGGGTCACGCTCCAACCATACCCAGTCCATGAACTACACCGTCGCCGAGTACTGTGCCGACATCGTTGAAGTCATCATGGAGACACTCGAGCCTCATGGCATCGCCCATCCGACCATCGTCACCGAATCGGGACGCCCGACGGTGGCCTACTATTCTCTGCTGCTGTTCAATATCTTTGATGTGACCCGGTTCGAGCCGACCCCTCTGCCCGCGGCGGACGAACTTTCCGAAGAAGAGCCGCTGATCCGCAACCTTTTCGAGACCCTGCAGCAGCTCAAAGCCGATCGCGTTCAGCAGTGCTACAACAACACCGTATTCTATCGCGACGAGCTGCGCGAACTGTTCAAGCGCGGCCGCATCAGCCTGCGCTCACGGGCTCTGGCAGAGAATCTGGTGCTTCAGATTTTCCGCCGCATCGCCGACCTGCTCGACAACCTGGGCGATGAAACGCCCCCCGAGCTACGCGATCTGCGCGAGCAGTTGGCCGACATCTATTACGGCAATCTCAGCGTGTTTCAATCCCTGCCCGACCACTGGGCCATCGACCAGGTCTTCCCGGTCATGCCCATTCACCGCCTCGATGAAAAACCGAGCCGCGACGCCATTATCGCCGACATCACCTGCGACAGCGACGGCCGCATCGACAGCTTCATCGACGCCCACGGCACCTGCAAAACCCTGCCCCTGCACCCCATCGACCCCGAAAAGGAAGACTATTTCGTCGGCGTCTTTCTGGTCGGAGCCTATCAGGAAACCCTGGGCGACCTGCACAACCTGTTCGGCGACACCGATGTCGCCAGCGTGCGGATCAACGCCGACGGCAGCTTCGATATCACCCGCGAAACCGAAGGCGACAGCATCGCCGATATCCTCAGATACGTGCAGTACAACCCCAAGGATCTGCTGGAGCGCTTCCGGGATACGGCGGAACAGGCCGTGCGCCGCGGCACCATCACCGTCGCCGAACGACGCGAGATCGTCGACTGCTTCGCAGCAGGATTGCGCGGCTACAGCTATTACGAAAGCTGA